The Mucilaginibacter mallensis genome has a segment encoding these proteins:
- the lptB gene encoding LPS export ABC transporter ATP-binding protein: MNLRADNLLKKYKQRTVVNDVSFNVSQGEIVGLLGPNGAGKTTSFYMIVGLIKPNEGTIHLDDQNITGDPMYRRAQKGIGYLAQEASVFRKLSVEDNIKAVLEMGKMPKERQRDKLEELIDEFSLHKVRKNRGDLLSGGERRRTEIARALAAEPNFILLDEPFAGVDPIAVEEIQAMVYKLKHRNIGILITDHNVQETLSITDRAYLLFEGKILESGVPEILAANEMVRKVYLGANFVLKRKTFAI; the protein is encoded by the coding sequence ATGAATCTAAGGGCAGATAATTTATTAAAGAAATATAAACAGCGTACAGTTGTAAATGATGTATCATTCAACGTTTCGCAGGGCGAGATAGTTGGTTTGCTTGGGCCGAATGGTGCTGGGAAAACCACTTCATTCTACATGATCGTAGGCCTGATAAAACCTAACGAAGGCACTATCCATTTAGATGACCAAAACATCACCGGCGACCCCATGTATCGCCGTGCACAAAAAGGTATTGGCTATTTAGCACAGGAAGCATCGGTTTTCCGCAAGCTATCTGTTGAAGATAACATTAAGGCCGTGCTTGAAATGGGTAAAATGCCCAAGGAACGCCAGCGGGATAAACTGGAAGAACTGATAGACGAATTCAGCTTGCATAAAGTGCGAAAAAACCGTGGCGACCTGCTTTCCGGTGGTGAACGCCGCCGTACCGAGATTGCCCGCGCCCTTGCCGCCGAACCTAACTTTATTTTGCTGGATGAGCCCTTTGCCGGAGTTGACCCGATAGCGGTGGAAGAGATCCAGGCTATGGTTTATAAGCTAAAACACCGCAACATCGGCATCCTCATCACCGACCACAACGTGCAGGAAACATTATCCATTACTGATCGTGCCTACCTGCTTTTTGAGGGAAAAATACTCGAATCGGGTGTACCGGAGATATTGGCTGCTAATGAAATGGTGAGAAAAGTTTATCTTGGTGCAAACTTTGTATTAAAAAGAAAAACGTTCGCTATATAA
- the recJ gene encoding single-stranded-DNA-specific exonuclease RecJ, with amino-acid sequence MQKRWAIRENTDEEAVSNLAAALAINPVLSKLLVQRGIDNFEDARYFFRPDHRHLHDPFLMKDMDKAIDRIEEAIKTNEKILVYGDYDVDGTTAVSVVYGFFKKYHRHLEYYIPDRYKEGYGISTQGIDYAAEHEFSLIIALDCGIKSVEKIAYANELGIDFIICDHHTPGDELPEAVAVLDPKRADCEYPYKELSGCGIGFKLIQAFAERNNIPFEEVSCYFDLVAISIACDIVHITGENRVLAYYGLYKLNNNPCIGVKTLMEVAGKTSNYSIADIVFLLGPRINAAGRIDDAKHAVELLIACNEDSAKIKGDLINIKNTERKGHDLSITDAALSMIDNDAILIGRKSTVVFNENWHKGVIGIVASRLTEKYYRPTVVLTRSNGHVAGSARSVLGYDLYEALCGCSDLLIQFGGHKYAAGLTMAPENVEAFINRFEEVVSSTITDEQLVQQILIDAELNLTDIESKFFRILHQFSPFGPENMSPVFISKNVYVSGNAGLVGSNHIKMTVMQPGSAMFDCIAFNHGEYLSKIKKDTPFDICYSIEENIWRDKRSIQLNIKGIRM; translated from the coding sequence ATGCAAAAACGGTGGGCGATACGGGAAAATACGGATGAAGAAGCAGTAAGCAATTTAGCCGCCGCATTAGCTATCAACCCCGTTTTAAGTAAACTGCTGGTACAAAGGGGCATTGATAATTTCGAGGATGCCCGTTACTTCTTCCGCCCCGACCATCGCCACCTGCACGATCCTTTCCTGATGAAGGATATGGACAAGGCTATTGACCGCATTGAGGAAGCCATAAAAACCAACGAAAAGATATTGGTTTATGGTGATTACGACGTGGATGGCACCACGGCGGTATCGGTAGTATATGGTTTCTTTAAAAAATATCACCGCCACCTGGAGTATTATATCCCCGATCGTTATAAGGAAGGCTATGGCATATCCACCCAGGGTATTGATTATGCTGCGGAGCATGAATTTTCGCTGATTATAGCGCTGGATTGCGGTATAAAATCGGTTGAAAAAATAGCCTATGCCAATGAGCTGGGAATTGATTTTATCATCTGCGATCACCATACACCAGGTGATGAACTACCGGAAGCTGTTGCAGTGCTGGATCCAAAACGTGCCGATTGCGAGTATCCTTATAAAGAACTCTCCGGTTGCGGCATAGGTTTTAAACTAATACAGGCTTTTGCCGAAAGGAATAACATCCCGTTTGAAGAAGTAAGCTGCTATTTCGACCTGGTAGCCATCAGTATTGCCTGCGATATTGTGCACATAACCGGCGAGAACCGGGTACTGGCTTATTATGGCTTATATAAACTGAATAACAATCCCTGTATCGGTGTAAAAACGCTGATGGAAGTGGCAGGCAAAACCAGCAATTACAGCATAGCCGATATTGTTTTCCTGCTCGGGCCGCGCATCAACGCCGCAGGCCGTATTGACGATGCCAAACATGCGGTTGAATTGCTGATAGCCTGTAATGAGGATAGCGCCAAAATAAAAGGTGACCTCATCAACATAAAAAATACCGAGCGCAAGGGGCACGACCTCTCCATAACCGATGCAGCGCTCAGCATGATAGATAATGATGCTATATTAATCGGCCGTAAATCAACCGTGGTATTTAATGAGAACTGGCATAAGGGCGTTATAGGTATTGTGGCCTCACGCCTTACCGAAAAATATTACCGCCCAACCGTAGTGCTCACCCGCTCTAACGGGCATGTGGCAGGTTCGGCACGTTCCGTTTTAGGTTATGATCTTTACGAGGCATTGTGCGGCTGCAGTGACCTGCTTATCCAGTTTGGAGGCCATAAATATGCAGCAGGATTAACCATGGCTCCCGAAAACGTGGAAGCTTTCATCAACCGTTTTGAGGAGGTAGTTAGTTCCACCATTACCGATGAGCAATTAGTACAACAGATACTGATAGATGCTGAACTGAATTTAACAGATATAGAATCGAAGTTTTTCCGCATCCTGCACCAGTTCTCGCCGTTTGGGCCCGAGAATATGTCGCCGGTGTTCATCAGCAAAAATGTGTATGTTAGCGGCAATGCCGGGTTGGTAGGGAGCAACCACATCAAGATGACGGTAATGCAACCCGGCTCGGCCATGTTTGATTGTATAGCCTTTAATCACGGCGAATACCTGAGCAAAATAAAAAAAGATACCCCTTTTGATATTTGTTATAGCATTGAGGAAAATATTTGGCGGGATAAACGTTCTATACAATTAAATATTAAAGGAATAAGGATGTAA